In the Oscillospiraceae bacterium genome, CCCTGCGTGACATCATCGGCTCCATGACGCTGGACGAGACCCTGACCAGCCGCGACGCCATCAACACCAAGATCACCGCCAGCCTGGACGAAGCCACCGACCGCTGGGGCATCAAGGTCAACCGCGTGGAGCTGAAGAATATTGAGCCGCCCGTGGAGATCCGCCAGGCCATGGAGAAGCAGATGAAGGCCGACCGTGAGAAGCGCGCCTCCATCCTGCTGGCCGAGGGCGAAAAGCAGGCTGCGATTACCCGCGCCGAGGGCGAAAAGGAATCCGCCATCCTGCGTGCCGAGGCTGTCAAGCAGCAGCGTATCCGTGAGGCTGAAGGTGAAGCCGAGGCCCTGCTGACTGTGCAGAAAGCCCAGGCCGACGCCATCCGCATGATCAATGAAGCTAACCCCAACCACAACTTCCTGGCCCTGCGCAGCATGGAAGCTATGGAGAAGGTCGCTGACGGAAAAGCTACCAAGCTCATCGTCCCCAGCGATATGCAGAACCTCGCGGCCACCGTGGCCGCTATCAAAGAGGCTGCTGCGGACAAATAACGGGGCTTCTCCCTTTTCTTGAAGGAAAAGGAACCAAAAGAACTTTTAATCAAAG is a window encoding:
- a CDS encoding SPFH/Band 7/PHB domain protein, which codes for MIWILAILLIIILVVLVRCIVIVPQSNAYVTEWLGVYKDTWGAGLHIRTPFVERISRKVSLKEEAADFPPQPVITRDNVTMMIDTVVFFQVFDAKMYAYGVNRPIQAIENLSATTLRDIIGSMTLDETLTSRDAINTKITASLDEATDRWGIKVNRVELKNIEPPVEIRQAMEKQMKADREKRASILLAEGEKQAAITRAEGEKESAILRAEAVKQQRIREAEGEAEALLTVQKAQADAIRMINEANPNHNFLALRSMEAMEKVADGKATKLIVPSDMQNLAATVAAIKEAAADK